AAGCTAGCAGGAGATGAAACACCTGTTGAGAAATAATATCGAGAGTGCTTTGTCCATTCGTCAACATTGCTGCAGCAATAAACACAGCTTTGGAAATCTTAAGAGGAAACATCTCCATTGCATATGATATACATGCCCCTCCAAAATCATGCCCAACCAAAATCACCTTCATAAGAATTCAAAAGGTAAGAAATATATGGGAAGAAAATTCCTATAGAGCTCAAACTTGGATATTGTGCTACCAATATTGCATCCAAGCAAAGTGAGGGTGAAACATTTACATTTcacaaaatgaaatttaattggAACAAACTACGACTACAGAGGGGGGAAACTACAAATTGTAACACGACCATGATTACCTCAAATTAAATCTGAGTCTGTTTCCAAATACAATCAGTGTCATGATAAACACTCTAACCCTCGGAAAATGTAGACAAAAAAAAGTATTGCAACACTGAACAACGTGACCCATCACCACATATCCTAAGCAGTTTAAGGGAAGTTGTACTAATTTTTTTTCCGAATAGATACCTTCAAGTCATAAGTATAGTTGCCTTTAGACACATACAGAAGTTACTGAGATAAGCACGTAATTTTTCCTTCCCTACTTCACCACTAGTCGGGAAATAACTCGTTAGCTTTATGATTTTCACAATTGCACTTGCAAACTTCAATCCAAAGCATCAATAACTTTTGTGGAACTTTCTCTTCTGTTAGTAAAATTTCTTTGCTTTTCAGCACCTCTTTTCTGTCCTATTTTTTCCACAATTTTGGCCATGGGAATAAATGTTCCTTGTTATCTCCTTGACCATTAATCTACCTTAGAATTTATAACTACTCTACAAAGTGAATTTGGAGGGGATGGGAGTGGCAAGTCATGTGACTTTCACCAGAAATTGGcgatgattgaaaaatatagtATATGCTAAAGCCAGGCATCATATCTCCTCTGTAATACTTCAAACCAACACAACAGTGATGGAATAGATCAATCTATTATTTACAGAAAATGAAAGCGGAACTACCTTTTTGCCTTCTGGAAGTTTTTCAAGGAAGTCAGTGAGTGGCTTCACATATTGTGACAAACTTGTAATGCTGTTTGTATCAAATGAACTCACTCCAGAACCAGTTAAATCTATTGCAGCTACTTTATAACCACTTTCTTCTAGAAGTGCAATGGATTTATACCAACACCAGGCCCCAAAGCCACCTCCATGAACAAGGACAATATGATTTGTCTCAAGATCATCGACTTTCACGTCCTGTCAAAATAAAAGCTGCGTGTATAAGCGAAAGAAAATACACCAACAAAGATAACAAGGAAATGATGAAATAAAGAACAGTTAATATTTGAACTAAAAAACAACAATGGGGCTTGCATGTTCCCCTGTAACTGGAAAAGACAGCATGAAAGTGTTAAAAACATGCCATTTTTTTCCAAGAGTTACAAATaaggaaataaataaacaataatgaATTCCTGCTTTATGCAAGCCCATACTAGAGTCGGAAGAAGAAAGgaattttgtaatataaatgTTCAACTGAGAAAAAGACACAACATATGCAATTTCAAATCAGAAAAGATGGTACTAGATCCATCTGAATTTCAATCTCACTTTAGCCTGACATCTATGTTGTGACAAGAAAGAGGCAACATAAGGTTCCCTTCAAAGCTACAACAAACGTCCAGTAAAAAGCACTTCAAAAGGACAAACTTCACCTCCTTCATACGCCCTGCCATTAGTCAAGACTAGAACAgattattatttacaaaattctaTTTTTAGTATCAATGGCACATTCACCGGGATGATTTAACACATATCTGCACAATTGCCTCTCCAACTAATATAGCATTAGATGCAAAtgaaataagttattttatttccCAACATTGTTCCGATACAAGTCTCGGGGTCAGAAGAAAAATAACTGACCATTACAGACGATCCTTTCCAAAATCCTATAGCTTTCTTCATCATTCATTCCACTTTCCACATCTTCATCTACTTTAACTCTAAGAAACCACATCATCATAGAAGCCCCCTCCAGTAATTATCAACACCgtaattaagattttaaaaattactataaACATCAAAACCGACAACATGCATACGTTTCCTTTCACATCACTcaaaggttttaaaaaaatacaaaaataaaaatctaaaagaaaacaataaccCTCATTACTCCAAAGTTACCTTAatcatcaaaattttcaaaatcaccCAACGCGAGTATAACAAACCAAATCCACCAAAATTAACTAAATTCTCAAAATTTCCAAAATCACCGAATACGAGTCCAACAACCAACCAAATccaccaaaaaaaaataattcctcAGAAAAATCACGGAtgactcatttttttcttcaaaggtTTTAAATTGCAATTTAAGTCAAGGTTTTTTCCTTTCGGGATTTCTTCGGCTGGTATTTTCCGCAATTCACTACAACACCAATATCAATAATCGCCAAAAAACCGCAACACGGACCTACAAACCAAAACCGTGGCGATCCAATTCCACCCCCcgcgataaaaaaaaaaaaaaaactaggaaccttgagtttcaattttttttttcatttaaactaTCAAGAAGGTTCACCTGGTTGAGAAGCTGATGAGGTTGAAGGAGAGGGTCGGTGAGGGACCTGGCCCTGGAACTCGAACTCCTCGGCAAGgtgttgctgctgctgctgctctTCTTGGAGACCCCATTCGGGTACCTAAGCGAAGTGGAGCGATCGAAgttctgctgctgctgctgatgCTGCTTGAAGAGAATCGCGGCGGCGATGGCCTGCTCGCGAATCGCAGCGTCGTCGAGCTTCCTCTCTCTGCGGGAAGAGGAGCGTTTTTTCGCGGCGGTGGAGTGCGGCGGCGCGGGCTTCGCCTTCAAGCGAGCGCAGATGTTACCCATTGCAACAATCgaaattgaattgaatcaatTCAATGGCGATGGTGATGGTGACGGTGGTGcatgcaagagaagaaaagagaagagtGTGCAATAAAAgagcgaaagaaaaaaaaaaaaaaaacagagagagAGGGAAAAAGTGAAGCGAAGCGTGGCGTGGTGATGTGGGGTTTGGGAAGTTTCAGTCAGGTGTGGAGTTGGCAGCAACAGGAAAAAAGAGACTTTGTTTGCTTACAGGAAATAACGTTTCTTTGTTTCACAACGTACGCGTCCAAATACGTTTCTTCCAAATTCAACactaaatatattaacaaattaataataattatgattcCTGAATTGATAGTTCCAAATTCCAAATTTCGTTTTCCCATCGGAAACTTGTCGGATCTAACGTATTCCCTTCACCAACCTTCTTCACTTTTCCTAAAGTTAAAACAACGTTTTCTCACGGTAAAAGAAAAACGAATTTTACTTTGCAGagatttttttccaaaaatgtCCACACGTAATCTTGACTTGATAAAGGTGTTTGGATTTTTTTGAAGAAAGTTAGTGAgcaaactatttaaaaattactcGATAACAAGGATTTTCGTATCAATAGGATTTTATCCTATATTGTTATGGATGAGTCGTGCCGTTGAAAAAATAACAGGAaacttgtataaatattttaattttaactcatatttttatttggaGAGAATATGAAGTTAGAGATTATTATCGATAAAAAATGGCTTAAGAGGAAAGCATCTTTATTATTGGGTTTGAATTATTTGGTTATTTATTGCATTGCTGAATGCAGATTCCTGTAGACATGTCCTTTGCACTTTATAAAATCTCTGATCCCGAAGTTACATTGAATTACTTTTGTTGAAAACCAAGACCATATAGAATGtggattaattttaaattttacatcttTCATGTTACACCTAATGTAATTAGTACTCTACAGTGCGAGCACTGGTTCAAGAATTCAGAACAAATTTTATTGGAAAGTGACATTATATTATACTgtgatttttatatattctcaatataaattttaacaaaaaaaagtatttataatatttaaatcataatatcatataaatattcaaatacaatataggtgaattataaattaatatatttatattttattattggtaatagaataagataatatatttctattttcaattccTTAATAAATGTAGATGATTAGTAGGAATAGTAGCAATTGGTTTTTAATAGCATGTATCACACTCACTATGCTTTTTCCACCTACTTTAGCCAATTTTTTCTTGATACAATGAAGGGTTGACTATATTGGATATATACCATGTCCCTTAGAATAAATAGGGCTAGCAAAATTGGTTGAACCTCTCACTAACAAATTGATCTAGCTACATAAATGttaatgctattttttttttttgttgatattacataaatattaatgagAATAGAGTCTTCATTTATTAGCCTATAAATTGAGGtaatattttatactatttGGTCGATGTTTGATTAATGCACGTAAATTTTAACTGTGCTCCACACCCATAATAAAAACTGTGGTCCaccattttattatatta
This region of Vigna unguiculata cultivar IT97K-499-35 chromosome 5, ASM411807v1, whole genome shotgun sequence genomic DNA includes:
- the LOC114185562 gene encoding putative methylesterase 11, chloroplastic, giving the protein MGNICARLKAKPAPPHSTAAKKRSSSRRERKLDDAAIREQAIAAAILFKQHQQQQQNFDRSTSLRYPNGVSKKSSSSSNTLPRSSSSRARSLTDPLLQPHQLLNQDVKVDDLETNHIVLVHGGGFGAWCWYKSIALLEESGYKVAAIDLTGSGVSSFDTNSITSLSQYVKPLTDFLEKLPEGKKVILVGHDFGGACISYAMEMFPLKISKAVFIAAAMLTNGQSTLDIISQQAGSDDLMQQAQVFIYANGNDLPPTSFDLDKSLLKDLLFNQSPSKDVALASVSMRSVPFAPVLEKVSLSDLKYGSVRRFYIQTLEDNAIPISLQENMINANPPEKVFRLKGADHSPFFSKPQALHKLLVEISKIL